Proteins encoded by one window of Musa acuminata AAA Group cultivar baxijiao chromosome BXJ2-9, Cavendish_Baxijiao_AAA, whole genome shotgun sequence:
- the LOC103973580 gene encoding oleosin 18 kDa-like, producing MADRERHPMEAAKDLIPEKGPTATQALTVAIMFPLGGLLLTLAGLTLTGSVIGLVVLAPVFLLFSPVLVPAALLMALAVTGFLASGAFGLTGLSSLGYTLKQARGVVQRAPEQIDYGKRRMAEAAGQMGQKTKDVGQAAQSRAEEAKRT from the coding sequence ATGGCCGATCGCGAGCGGCACCCGATGGAAGCCGCGAAGGATCTGATTCCGGAGAAGGGCCCAACGGCCACCCAGGCGCTGACGGTGGCCATCATGTTCCCCCTCGGCGGCCTCCTCCTCACCCTCGCGGGCCTCACGCTAACCGGCTCCGTCATCGGCCTTGTCGTCCTTGCCCCGGTGTTCCTCCTCTTCAGCCCCGTTCTGGTGCCCGCGGCGCTGCTGATGGCGCTAGCGGTAACGGGTTTCCTTGCGTCGGGCGCCTTCGGACTCACCGGGCTGTCGTCGCTGGGGTACACCCTGAAGCAGGCAAGGGGGGTGGTGCAGCGGGCGCCGGAACAGATCGACTACGGCAAACGGCGTATGGCGGAGGCTGCCGGGCAGATGGGACAGAAGACCAAGGATGTGGGACAGGCCGCGCAGAGCCGGGCGGAGGAGGCGAAGAGGACGTGA